From the Gordonia bronchialis DSM 43247 genome, one window contains:
- a CDS encoding glycine zipper family protein: protein MWLLAVISLATIAITCAAGTVRAAPAASGTVQALLSMSSNSVLLDIRDGSASVDSRGLSIRNTAGQEVLRMPLHYRVENRQFPIDPTLSGNRVHLTPSKNVARSTLIDPVQINPLRAQIRHLAAGPVTRQERDDQALNRFSQQLSAGMTVSSLIGTAIGALLGGFIGCALGIVAAVVGCLVGVAPAAAIGGIIGMSLGGGGTVIIAGLQYLQTIQSPFKPPRR from the coding sequence ATGTGGCTGCTGGCCGTGATTTCCCTTGCGACCATTGCCATTACATGCGCAGCCGGGACCGTGCGCGCGGCGCCGGCTGCATCCGGGACGGTCCAGGCGCTGCTCTCGATGTCGTCGAACTCCGTTCTGCTCGACATCCGCGATGGGTCGGCCTCGGTCGATTCCCGCGGATTGTCCATCCGGAACACGGCAGGTCAAGAGGTGCTGCGGATGCCTTTGCATTACCGGGTCGAGAATCGTCAATTTCCCATCGACCCGACCCTCAGCGGAAATCGGGTGCACCTTACCCCGTCGAAGAACGTAGCGCGGTCGACTCTGATAGATCCCGTACAGATCAATCCCCTACGCGCTCAAATTCGCCACCTCGCGGCCGGACCGGTGACCCGTCAAGAGCGCGATGACCAGGCGTTGAACCGCTTTTCTCAGCAGTTGTCGGCAGGAATGACCGTGTCCTCGCTGATCGGCACAGCCATCGGTGCCCTGCTCGGGGGCTTCATCGGATGTGCCCTGGGCATCGTGGCCGCCGTCGTCGGCTGTCTGGTGGGTGTTGCGCCGGCGGCCGCCATCGGCGGGATCATCGGGATGTCCCTCGGCGGGGGCGGCACGGTCATCATCGCCGGTCTGCAGTACCTGCAGACGATTCAGAGCCCGTTCAAACCCCCTCGGAGGTGA
- a CDS encoding DUF6779 domain-containing protein gives MTTSNGRSADSRRSGRSVSQWLLGLLIVLALAASILMVFTDSLTITGSLAVIAALWAAVIGAILVTKFRRQAESAEAKSRDLRLVYELQLEREIAARRQYELDVETTIRKEVSAEANEELAELKAQVLALRSSLELLIGEPLPDQRAALPNEKLRELASGLGPGGQGSGSQGAGSQGSGGRGPGGYAGQGFGSSFGGPAPSYGAAGFADDGAVAARDFAATAPVADDGRHTEPVDPNEMTEVIPVVTDDPISGRIATEVPLDEVPDATGSHEPHQGADTVSDAEIVETAAEPESRPEPTVAAEPSVARPFAGGFYGGSAGADDATPPQSQPQSQPQPVRPTPVFTDETPTDEWAREAVAAAAAEAQAGATQTDTRDQAETETEGDAETATADAESGAGRHEGAGPDATPASTYGRRRRRVDDDADSAHSNGLPVSELLNQLRQADSAGGGRRRRAD, from the coding sequence ATGACGACCTCGAACGGCCGTTCCGCCGATTCCCGACGCTCCGGTCGGTCGGTCAGTCAGTGGTTGCTCGGCCTGCTGATCGTGCTGGCGCTGGCGGCGAGCATCCTGATGGTCTTCACCGATTCGCTGACGATCACCGGTTCGCTGGCGGTGATCGCCGCGCTGTGGGCTGCGGTGATAGGCGCCATCCTGGTCACCAAGTTCCGCCGGCAGGCAGAGAGCGCCGAAGCCAAGAGCCGCGATCTGCGGCTCGTCTACGAACTGCAGCTCGAACGCGAGATCGCCGCGCGCCGTCAGTACGAGCTCGACGTCGAGACCACCATTCGCAAAGAGGTCAGTGCCGAGGCCAACGAGGAGCTCGCCGAGCTGAAGGCGCAGGTCCTCGCCCTGCGGTCCAGTCTGGAATTGCTCATCGGTGAGCCCCTGCCCGATCAGCGGGCGGCCCTGCCCAACGAGAAGCTGCGTGAACTGGCCTCGGGGCTGGGGCCGGGTGGTCAGGGGTCAGGTAGTCAGGGGGCCGGTAGTCAGGGGTCAGGGGGGCGCGGTCCCGGTGGCTATGCGGGTCAGGGGTTCGGTTCGTCGTTCGGTGGTCCGGCGCCGTCGTACGGGGCGGCGGGGTTCGCCGACGACGGGGCAGTGGCGGCCCGGGATTTCGCGGCGACGGCACCGGTCGCCGACGACGGCCGGCACACGGAGCCGGTCGATCCCAATGAGATGACCGAGGTCATCCCGGTGGTGACCGACGACCCCATCTCCGGCCGCATCGCGACCGAGGTGCCGCTCGACGAGGTGCCCGACGCAACTGGGTCGCACGAACCGCACCAGGGTGCCGATACGGTCTCGGACGCCGAGATCGTCGAGACCGCTGCAGAACCAGAATCCCGGCCCGAACCGACCGTCGCGGCCGAACCGAGTGTCGCGCGGCCGTTCGCCGGCGGGTTCTACGGCGGCTCCGCCGGAGCCGACGATGCAACCCCGCCCCAGTCGCAACCCCAGTCTCAGCCCCAGCCCGTCCGGCCGACGCCGGTGTTCACCGACGAGACGCCCACGGACGAATGGGCTCGGGAGGCGGTCGCTGCGGCCGCGGCCGAGGCACAGGCGGGCGCCACCCAGACCGATACCCGGGATCAGGCCGAAACCGAGACCGAGGGTGACGCCGAAACCGCCACTGCCGACGCGGAATCCGGCGCCGGCCGGCATGAGGGCGCCGGGCCCGACGCCACTCCGGCTTCGACGTACGGCCGGCGTCGCAGGCGTGTCGATGACGACGCCGACAGCGCCCATTCCAACGGACTCCCGGTCTCGGAGTTGCTCAACCAACTCCGCCAGGCTGACTCGGCCGGCGGGGGTCGCCGTCGGCGAGCCGACTGA
- the folK gene encoding 2-amino-4-hydroxy-6-hydroxymethyldihydropteridine diphosphokinase, with amino-acid sequence MTRAVLSAGSNIGDRNAHLASVVSGFADELIAVSHVYATPPWGGVEQDDFHNITLIVDGPLTPAQWLARGLRLERAADRVREVRWGPRTLDVDVISVIGPDGPVISDDPDLTLPHPRAAERAFVLIPWLEIDPDATLWTPAGEIPVAELVERLDDAERRDVRAVDTIGQRS; translated from the coding sequence ATGACCCGCGCGGTGCTCTCGGCCGGCTCCAACATCGGCGACCGCAACGCCCATCTGGCCTCGGTGGTGTCCGGCTTCGCCGACGAGCTGATCGCGGTCTCACACGTCTACGCCACCCCGCCGTGGGGTGGGGTGGAGCAGGACGACTTCCACAACATCACTCTCATCGTCGACGGCCCGCTCACGCCCGCACAGTGGTTGGCGCGCGGGTTGCGACTCGAGCGGGCCGCCGACCGCGTGCGCGAGGTCCGCTGGGGTCCACGGACTCTCGACGTCGACGTGATCAGCGTCATCGGACCCGACGGGCCGGTGATCTCCGACGACCCGGACCTCACGCTGCCGCATCCGCGCGCCGCCGAACGCGCTTTCGTGCTGATCCCGTGGCTGGAGATCGACCCCGACGCCACGCTGTGGACGCCCGCGGGTGAGATCCCGGTCGCCGAGCTCGTCGAGCGGCTCGACGACGCCGAACGCCGCGACGTCCGGGCCGTCGACACGATCGGACAGCGGTCATGA
- the tilS gene encoding tRNA lysidine(34) synthetase TilS, which produces MDSARAVTRAVTDFAAEYLPDAEHVCVGLSGGPDSLALTAAAVRAGLRVTALVVDHGLQANSADVASTAAATARALGAAAVILPVRVGRDGGLEAAARAARYSALDAARDGSPVLLGHTMDDQAETVLLGLARGSGARSIAGMRTWTPPWGRPLLGVRRTQTAAMCAELGLTPYADPHNRDPRFTRVRVRTDVLPLLDDVLNGGVVEALARTAASLRADNDALDGLAADLGAGAVVDAGLEIAVLAEAPAAVRTRVIRRWLLDVGATEPTTRVITAVDDLVTRWHGQGAVAIGGDDTARREVVRTAGLLTLRTTLRR; this is translated from the coding sequence ATGGATTCGGCGCGTGCTGTAACCCGCGCGGTCACCGACTTCGCTGCCGAGTACCTTCCCGACGCCGAGCACGTCTGCGTGGGATTGTCCGGTGGGCCGGATTCGTTGGCGCTGACGGCGGCCGCGGTGCGGGCCGGGCTGCGGGTGACCGCGCTCGTGGTCGACCATGGGCTGCAAGCGAATTCGGCCGATGTCGCCTCGACGGCCGCGGCGACGGCGCGAGCTCTGGGCGCCGCAGCGGTGATCCTGCCGGTACGCGTGGGGCGCGACGGGGGTCTGGAAGCTGCCGCACGCGCCGCCCGCTACTCCGCACTCGACGCCGCCCGCGATGGCAGCCCCGTACTGCTCGGCCACACGATGGACGATCAGGCCGAGACCGTGCTGCTGGGTCTGGCCCGGGGTTCTGGCGCCCGATCGATCGCCGGCATGCGGACGTGGACGCCGCCGTGGGGCCGCCCGCTGCTGGGCGTACGACGCACGCAGACCGCGGCCATGTGCGCCGAACTCGGGCTCACCCCGTATGCCGATCCGCACAACCGCGACCCGCGCTTCACTCGCGTGCGGGTGCGGACCGACGTCCTCCCGCTCCTCGACGATGTCCTGAACGGCGGTGTGGTGGAAGCGCTCGCGAGGACCGCCGCATCGCTGCGAGCCGACAACGATGCGCTCGACGGCCTGGCTGCCGATCTGGGTGCGGGCGCTGTCGTCGACGCGGGGCTCGAGATCGCCGTACTCGCCGAGGCGCCGGCTGCTGTGCGTACCAGGGTGATCCGTCGTTGGCTGCTCGACGTCGGTGCCACCGAACCGACGACGCGGGTCATCACCGCCGTGGACGATCTGGTGACGCGCTGGCACGGTCAGGGTGCAGTGGCCATCGGGGGCGATGACACCGCACGCCGGGAGGTGGTGCGCACCGCCGGGTTGCTGACCTTGCGGACGACGCTGCGGCGGTGA
- the hpt gene encoding hypoxanthine phosphoribosyltransferase yields MAANLPVADPYADDIDAILITEDQIRERTAELAASVASRYADIDEDLVLIGVLKGAIMFMTDFARALPIPSQMEFMAVSSYGSSTSSSGVVRILKDLDRDIEGRDVLIVEDIIDSGLTLSWLMKNLATRSPRSLEVCTLLRKPEAVRSPVRVADVGFDIPNEFVVGYGLDYAERYRDLPYIGRLKPSVYSS; encoded by the coding sequence GTGGCCGCCAATCTCCCTGTCGCAGATCCGTACGCCGACGACATCGACGCGATCCTGATCACCGAGGACCAGATCCGCGAACGCACCGCCGAACTCGCTGCCTCGGTGGCATCGCGGTATGCCGACATCGATGAGGATCTGGTGCTCATCGGGGTCCTCAAGGGCGCCATCATGTTCATGACGGACTTTGCCCGCGCGCTGCCGATCCCGTCGCAGATGGAGTTCATGGCGGTCTCGAGCTACGGGTCGTCGACCTCGTCGTCGGGCGTGGTGCGCATCCTCAAGGATCTCGACCGCGACATCGAGGGCCGCGACGTGCTCATCGTCGAGGACATCATCGACTCGGGACTCACCTTGTCGTGGTTGATGAAGAATCTCGCCACCCGGTCGCCGCGCAGCCTCGAGGTGTGCACGCTGCTGCGCAAACCCGAAGCGGTGCGCTCACCCGTGCGCGTCGCCGACGTCGGCTTTGACATCCCCAACGAGTTCGTCGTCGGTTACGGCCTCGACTACGCCGAGCGATACCGCGACCTGCCCTACATCGGGCGGTTGAAGCCGTCGGTGTACTCGAGCTGA
- a CDS encoding serine/threonine-protein kinase — MSLTAGTEFAGYTIVRKIGAGGMGEVYLADHPRLPRQDVIKVLSEHFTDDATFRARFIREAELAAGLDHPSIVNVYDRGESDGRLWIAMQYVPGIDAAALLERSPNGLPVTDVSAIAASIGAALDYAHRHGLLHRDVKPANILISGHFAGADAADLRIRLADFGIARQADAGTLLTSANLVIGSFPYSSPEQLSGEPLDGRSDVYSLGCTVYELLTGTPPFVARSPAVLIHHHLNEIPAPLSARRGDLPRAVDDAVQRALAKQTAERPDTASEFAAELQLACAVRPTVAESTPGSTVQTLRIRAGAPHTQRSPTPPPRPRARPAPTEPPTTPVPGFPAQSQAYSALPNYDVTMRASADFPAPTFDETRARDHDAARSRQQSATPERHSATGALVCGLLAIPLSVVAGIGVGVGALGLYLGGRPSRPSAVAKVAQTLNLLAIILGIGFVAFAIGYAWMNP, encoded by the coding sequence ATGAGCCTCACCGCAGGCACCGAGTTCGCCGGCTACACGATCGTGCGCAAGATCGGCGCCGGCGGCATGGGCGAGGTGTACCTCGCCGACCATCCACGGCTTCCCCGCCAAGACGTCATCAAGGTGCTCAGCGAGCACTTTACCGACGACGCGACCTTCCGCGCCCGCTTCATCCGGGAGGCCGAGCTCGCCGCGGGCCTCGACCATCCGTCGATCGTCAACGTCTACGACCGCGGCGAATCCGACGGACGGCTGTGGATCGCGATGCAGTACGTGCCGGGCATCGACGCCGCCGCGCTCCTCGAACGGTCGCCGAACGGCTTGCCGGTGACCGATGTGTCGGCGATCGCCGCCTCGATCGGTGCCGCCCTCGACTACGCCCACCGGCATGGATTGCTGCACCGCGACGTCAAACCCGCCAACATCCTCATCAGCGGCCACTTTGCCGGCGCCGACGCCGCCGATCTCCGAATCCGGCTGGCGGACTTCGGGATCGCACGGCAGGCCGATGCCGGAACGTTGCTGACGTCGGCGAACCTGGTGATCGGGTCCTTCCCCTACTCGTCGCCCGAGCAACTATCGGGTGAACCGCTCGACGGCCGCAGCGACGTCTACTCCCTCGGTTGCACTGTCTACGAATTGCTTACCGGCACACCACCATTCGTTGCGCGCAGCCCGGCCGTGCTGATCCATCACCACCTCAACGAGATCCCGGCGCCGCTGTCGGCTCGCCGCGGTGACCTCCCGCGCGCCGTCGACGACGCCGTGCAACGTGCGCTGGCGAAGCAGACCGCCGAGCGACCCGATACGGCAAGTGAATTCGCCGCCGAACTACAGCTGGCGTGTGCGGTGCGTCCGACGGTGGCGGAGTCGACACCGGGATCGACCGTCCAGACGCTGCGTATCCGCGCCGGCGCGCCACACACCCAGCGCAGCCCCACCCCACCTCCGCGGCCCCGGGCGCGACCGGCGCCCACCGAACCGCCGACGACCCCGGTGCCCGGTTTCCCGGCGCAGTCGCAGGCATACTCGGCGCTCCCGAACTACGACGTCACCATGCGCGCATCGGCCGACTTCCCCGCCCCCACCTTCGACGAAACCCGCGCCCGGGACCACGATGCCGCGCGATCAAGGCAACAATCTGCCACACCCGAAAGACACAGTGCCACTGGCGCATTGGTATGTGGACTGCTTGCGATTCCACTGAGCGTGGTCGCCGGGATCGGTGTCGGCGTCGGGGCGCTGGGACTCTATCTCGGCGGACGACCGAGCCGGCCGTCGGCGGTGGCGAAGGTGGCCCAGACCCTGAATCTGCTGGCGATCATCCTCGGGATCGGATTCGTGGCGTTCGCGATCGGCTATGCCTGGATGAATCCCTGA
- a CDS encoding DUF3180 domain-containing protein, with the protein MSTGNSAHGDDGKGDEDKMGPTRVRDLLIIAGVVAIAVWILVRYNYSEFPPLPLLAGVVLYVLAALEVVIAFVVRSRVADRDVGAARGQLHPLTAARVLALAKASAILAAIAIGVWVGLLVYLLNQHDLAAADHDKPGAIIGLVGGVLLAGAALWLEYCCRAPDDPTADQTPPSLT; encoded by the coding sequence ATGAGCACCGGTAACTCCGCACACGGCGACGATGGCAAGGGCGACGAGGACAAGATGGGCCCCACCCGGGTGCGTGATCTGCTGATCATCGCCGGCGTGGTGGCGATCGCGGTGTGGATTCTGGTGCGCTACAACTACTCTGAGTTTCCGCCGCTGCCGCTACTGGCCGGGGTGGTGCTTTACGTGCTCGCGGCCCTGGAGGTCGTGATCGCCTTTGTGGTGCGTTCCAGGGTGGCCGACCGCGACGTCGGAGCCGCCCGTGGCCAGCTGCATCCGCTGACCGCCGCGCGGGTACTGGCCCTGGCGAAGGCGTCGGCGATCCTGGCCGCGATCGCCATCGGTGTCTGGGTCGGTCTGCTGGTGTATCTGCTCAACCAGCACGATCTGGCGGCCGCCGACCACGACAAACCCGGCGCCATCATCGGTCTCGTCGGTGGTGTGCTGCTGGCGGGCGCGGCTCTGTGGCTGGAGTACTGCTGCCGTGCGCCCGACGATCCGACCGCCGACCAGACACCGCCGTCGTTGACCTGA
- the ftsH gene encoding ATP-dependent zinc metalloprotease FtsH — protein sequence MNRKTVFRNLAILALILLALWGWSVLRDSDREYTAVDTSVALSQLADKNAKFISIDDREQQLRIELNKSIKHDDKDVTQISTKYPAQAGEQIFDAVKTTGAPYTTNVNEQSVFWQILIFVLPMILLFGLFFFVMNRMQGGGRGGVMGFGKSKAKQLTKDMPKTTFADVAGADEAVEELYEIKDFLQNPTRYQALGAKIPRGVLLFGPPGTGKTLLARAVAGEAGVPFFTISGSDFVEMFVGVGASRVRDLFEQAKANSPCIIFVDEIDAVGRQRGAGLGGGHDEREQTLNQLLVEMDGFGDRSGVILIAATNRPDILDPALLRPGRFDRQIPVGNPDMAGRKAILRVHAKGKPIDADADLDGLAKRTPGMSGADLANVVNEAALLAARENKQTITAEMLEEAVDRVIGGPRRKSRIISEHEKKVVAYHEGGHTLAAWAMPDLDPIYKVTILARGRTGGHALAVPEQDKDLMTRSEMIARLVMAMGGRAAEELVFHEPTTGASSDIDQATKIARAMVTEYGMSAKLGAVRYGQDQGDPFLGRSMGSHTDYSAEIAGEIDDEVRRLIEAAHTEAWAILSEYRDTLDVLATELLEKETLTRKDLEKIFSEVQKRPRITAFNEFGERTPSDKPPVKTPGELAIERGEPWPPEPEPVPEPVGVAGYPGGPQVPGQVPSYPPGSPGQAYPGGPQGGAPYPHYPNPQYPNPQYPNPQYPNPQYPNPQYPNPQYPEPHPGSGSGTRPDYGAPRDWSAPGWPPQEPGPGTNGTGANGNGPNGTGPNGTGPNGTDSGGSGSGQ from the coding sequence ATGAACCGTAAGACAGTCTTCCGAAACCTCGCCATCCTGGCGCTGATCCTGCTCGCCCTGTGGGGCTGGAGCGTGTTGCGCGACTCGGACCGCGAGTACACGGCCGTCGACACCTCGGTGGCGCTGAGTCAGCTCGCCGACAAGAACGCCAAGTTCATCAGCATCGACGACCGCGAACAGCAGCTGCGCATCGAGCTGAACAAGTCGATCAAACACGACGACAAAGACGTCACCCAGATCTCCACCAAATATCCCGCGCAGGCCGGTGAGCAGATCTTCGACGCGGTCAAGACGACCGGCGCGCCGTACACGACCAACGTCAACGAGCAGTCGGTGTTCTGGCAGATCCTCATCTTCGTGCTGCCGATGATCCTGTTGTTCGGTCTGTTCTTCTTCGTGATGAACCGCATGCAGGGCGGTGGTCGCGGTGGCGTGATGGGCTTCGGCAAATCCAAGGCCAAGCAGCTCACCAAGGACATGCCGAAGACCACCTTCGCCGACGTCGCGGGAGCCGACGAAGCGGTCGAGGAGCTCTACGAGATCAAGGACTTCCTGCAGAATCCGACGCGGTATCAGGCGCTCGGCGCCAAGATCCCGCGCGGTGTCCTGCTGTTCGGTCCGCCCGGAACCGGCAAGACGCTGCTGGCCCGCGCGGTCGCCGGTGAGGCCGGGGTGCCGTTCTTCACCATCTCCGGTTCGGACTTCGTCGAGATGTTCGTCGGTGTCGGTGCCTCCCGTGTCCGTGACCTGTTTGAGCAGGCCAAGGCCAACAGCCCGTGCATCATCTTCGTCGACGAGATCGACGCGGTGGGTCGTCAGCGTGGCGCCGGTCTCGGCGGTGGACACGACGAACGCGAGCAGACGCTCAATCAGCTGCTCGTGGAGATGGACGGCTTCGGCGACCGCTCGGGTGTCATCCTGATCGCGGCCACCAACCGCCCCGACATCCTCGATCCCGCCCTGCTGCGTCCCGGTCGCTTCGACCGGCAGATCCCGGTCGGCAACCCCGACATGGCCGGCCGCAAGGCGATCCTGCGGGTGCACGCCAAGGGCAAGCCGATCGACGCCGACGCCGACCTCGACGGTCTGGCCAAGCGCACCCCCGGTATGTCCGGCGCCGACCTGGCGAACGTGGTCAACGAGGCCGCGCTGCTGGCCGCGCGCGAGAACAAGCAGACCATCACCGCCGAGATGCTGGAAGAGGCCGTCGACCGCGTGATCGGTGGACCGCGCCGCAAGAGCCGCATCATCAGCGAGCACGAGAAGAAGGTCGTGGCCTACCACGAGGGCGGCCACACGCTGGCCGCGTGGGCGATGCCCGATCTGGATCCGATCTACAAGGTCACCATCCTGGCCCGCGGCCGTACCGGGGGTCACGCGCTGGCCGTGCCCGAGCAGGACAAGGACCTGATGACGCGGTCGGAGATGATCGCGCGTCTGGTGATGGCGATGGGTGGCCGGGCCGCCGAGGAACTGGTCTTCCACGAGCCGACGACGGGCGCGTCGTCCGATATCGACCAGGCCACCAAGATCGCCCGGGCGATGGTCACCGAATACGGCATGAGCGCCAAACTCGGTGCGGTGCGCTACGGACAGGATCAGGGTGATCCCTTCCTGGGCCGCTCGATGGGGTCGCACACCGACTATTCGGCCGAGATCGCCGGCGAGATCGACGACGAGGTGCGCCGTCTCATCGAGGCCGCGCACACCGAGGCGTGGGCGATCCTCTCGGAGTACCGCGACACCCTCGACGTGCTGGCCACCGAGTTGCTGGAGAAGGAGACGCTGACGCGCAAGGACCTGGAGAAGATCTTCTCCGAGGTGCAGAAGCGTCCGCGGATCACCGCGTTCAACGAGTTCGGTGAACGCACCCCGAGTGACAAGCCGCCGGTCAAGACGCCCGGTGAGCTGGCGATCGAGCGTGGCGAGCCGTGGCCGCCCGAACCCGAACCCGTTCCCGAGCCGGTGGGGGTTGCCGGTTATCCGGGTGGGCCGCAGGTGCCGGGCCAGGTTCCGTCGTATCCGCCGGGCAGTCCCGGGCAGGCGTATCCGGGCGGACCCCAGGGCGGGGCGCCGTACCCGCACTACCCGAATCCCCAGTATCCGAACCCCCAGTACCCGAACCCCCAGTACCCCAATCCCCAGTATCCGAACCCCCAGTACCCCAATCCCCAGTACCCCGAACCGCACCCCGGTTCCGGCAGCGGGACCCGGCCGGATTATGGTGCGCCCCGGGACTGGTCGGCACCGGGCTGGCCTCCGCAGGAGCCGGGTCCGGGGACCAACGGAACCGGAGCCAATGGCAACGGACCCAACGGCACGGGTCCCAACGGGACCGGACCCAACGGGACCGACTCCGGCGGCAGCGGGTCCGGACAGTAG
- the folE gene encoding GTP cyclohydrolase I FolE → MTISERHEADFDTAADVDTAADVDARAVPQRAGFDQARAEAAVRELLLAVGEDPDRQGLLRTPTRVANAYREMFAGLYTEPDDVLATTFDEDHDELVLVKDIPMYSTCEHHLVPFHGVAHVGYIPGVSGQVTGLSKLARLVDLYAKRPQVQERLTSQIADAIVRRLDPRGVIVVIEAEHLCMAMRGIRKPGATTTTSAVRGLFKTSAVSRGEALDLITR, encoded by the coding sequence ATGACGATCAGCGAACGTCACGAGGCCGACTTCGACACGGCGGCCGACGTCGACACGGCCGCCGACGTCGACGCGAGGGCCGTGCCACAGCGGGCCGGGTTCGATCAGGCGCGCGCCGAGGCCGCGGTTCGCGAGTTGTTGCTCGCCGTCGGCGAGGACCCGGACCGGCAAGGCCTGCTCCGCACGCCGACCCGCGTGGCCAACGCCTACCGGGAGATGTTCGCCGGGCTCTATACCGAACCCGACGATGTGCTCGCCACCACCTTCGACGAGGACCACGACGAGTTGGTCCTCGTGAAGGACATCCCGATGTACTCGACCTGCGAACACCATCTGGTGCCCTTCCACGGCGTCGCCCACGTCGGCTACATCCCCGGGGTCAGCGGGCAGGTCACCGGCCTGTCGAAGCTGGCGCGGTTGGTGGATCTGTACGCCAAACGTCCGCAGGTACAGGAGCGTCTCACCAGCCAGATCGCCGACGCGATCGTGCGTCGCCTCGATCCGCGCGGCGTCATCGTGGTCATCGAGGCCGAGCATCTCTGCATGGCGATGCGCGGAATCCGCAAACCCGGGGCCACCACCACCACGTCCGCGGTGCGCGGGCTGTTCAAGACCAGCGCGGTGTCCCGTGGTGAAGCCCTCGACCTGATCACCCGGTGA
- the folB gene encoding dihydroneopterin aldolase has translation MADRIELRGLRIRGHHGVFDHERADGQDFLVDVVLWLDLSAAAASDDLADTVDYGALAQTVADIVSGEPRNLIETVGAEIADRVMADQRISACEVTVHKPSAPIPLTFDDVAVITRRSRKAMGAR, from the coding sequence ATGGCTGACCGAATCGAGTTGCGCGGCTTGCGGATTCGCGGACATCACGGCGTCTTCGACCATGAACGCGCGGACGGTCAGGACTTTCTTGTCGACGTCGTGCTGTGGCTCGATCTGTCGGCCGCCGCGGCCAGCGACGATCTGGCCGACACCGTCGACTATGGCGCGTTGGCCCAGACCGTCGCCGATATCGTGTCGGGCGAGCCGCGCAATCTGATCGAGACGGTCGGTGCCGAGATCGCCGACCGGGTGATGGCCGATCAGCGGATCTCCGCGTGCGAGGTCACCGTGCACAAACCGTCGGCCCCGATCCCGCTCACCTTCGACGACGTGGCCGTCATCACCCGACGTTCGCGCAAGGCGATGGGGGCGCGATGA
- the folP gene encoding dihydropteroate synthase, with amino-acid sequence MGVINVTADSFSDGGRYLDTAAAVEHGLALRAEGADLIDVGGESTRPGAIRVDPDLEAARVTPVISALSGHGARISVDTMRASVAAAAIDAGATVVNDVSGGRADADMAKVVADAGLPWILMHWRPAGDSTDRHFTHRIGDVGGYRDVVAEVSGELLAQVDAAVSAGVDPDHIILDPGLGFAKTAEHNWALLHALPTLVGLGFPVLVGASRKRFLGTLLAGDDGTVRPPQERDVATASISALAAMNGAWGVRVHDVAASRDAVAVAAAWRAGGSRSTPDGAHG; translated from the coding sequence ATGGGCGTCATCAACGTGACCGCCGACTCATTCTCCGACGGTGGTCGCTACCTGGACACCGCGGCCGCGGTCGAGCACGGGCTCGCCCTGCGCGCCGAGGGAGCCGATCTGATCGACGTCGGCGGCGAGTCGACCCGGCCCGGCGCCATCCGCGTCGACCCCGATCTCGAGGCGGCCCGGGTGACACCGGTGATCTCCGCACTTTCCGGGCACGGCGCGCGCATCTCGGTGGACACCATGCGCGCCTCCGTCGCGGCCGCTGCCATCGACGCGGGAGCCACGGTCGTGAACGACGTCTCGGGCGGCCGGGCGGATGCGGACATGGCCAAGGTCGTCGCCGACGCCGGCCTGCCCTGGATTCTCATGCATTGGCGGCCCGCCGGTGACAGCACCGACCGTCACTTCACCCACCGCATCGGTGACGTTGGCGGCTACCGCGACGTGGTCGCGGAGGTCAGCGGCGAGTTGCTCGCGCAGGTGGACGCCGCGGTCTCGGCCGGGGTCGACCCCGACCACATCATCCTCGACCCGGGACTCGGGTTCGCCAAGACAGCCGAACACAATTGGGCCCTGCTCCACGCGCTGCCGACCCTCGTCGGACTCGGTTTCCCGGTGCTCGTCGGGGCGTCGCGCAAACGCTTCCTCGGTACGCTGCTCGCCGGCGACGACGGCACCGTCCGCCCGCCGCAGGAGCGGGACGTGGCCACCGCGTCGATCTCCGCGCTGGCCGCGATGAACGGCGCGTGGGGCGTGCGCGTGCACGATGTCGCGGCCAGTCGCGACGCGGTCGCGGTGGCGGCGGCCTGGCGCGCCGGTGGGTCGCGCTCCACTCCGGACGGCGCTCATGGCTGA